The Tripterygium wilfordii isolate XIE 37 chromosome 17, ASM1340144v1, whole genome shotgun sequence genome has a window encoding:
- the LOC119982614 gene encoding putative wall-associated receptor kinase-like 11 — MIQCSCHQGSKGNPYLLEGCQDIDECNQYPPICSSSMVCKNLPGAYTCYSIKTGESRDYTVLHDLIQLHIGIGAGAGLVFALLGSWCFHKALKKRNKAKLKEKNFKRNGGVLLQQQLTSSQVNVEEIKIFGSKELEKATENFSKERMLGQGGQGAVYKGILADGRIVAVKKSKVVGETKVREFINEVAILSQIFHMNAVKVRGCCLETEVPLLVYEFIPNGTLYEYLHTQNDEFPFTWEMRLGVAIDVAGALSYLHSAASLPIYHRDIKSSNILLDDKYKAKIADFGISRSFAIDQTLVTTKVQGTFGYVDPEYFQSSQFTEKSDVYSFGVVLVEFLTGKKVVISTSEEAESLVALFNSSIEEDSLFSIIDSQVLNHPVKEDIMTVAHLAKKCLSLNGKNRPTMKEVGLGLEKIQIQQTTSRIPQHHNDQQEFKNAGGETSKAWKNLSTSSTKSSGMESFSIHQQT, encoded by the exons ATGATTCAATGTTCTTGCCACCAGGGCTCTAAGGGGAATCCGTATCTTCTAGAAGGCTGTCAAG ATATAGATGAATGCAATCAATATCCTCCAATCTGCTCGTCCTCAATGGTTTGCAAGAACCTTCCAGGGGCTTATACATGTTATAGCATTAAGACTGGAGAATCACGGGATTATACAGTTTTGCATG ATTTGATTCAATTGCATATAGGTATTGGAGCAGGTGCAGGTCTTGTATTTGCACTTCTTGGGTCATGGTGTTTTCATAAAgcattgaaaaaaagaaataaggcCAAGCTGAAGGAGAAGAACTTCAAGCGAAATGGTGGTGTACTTTTACAACAACAACTAACATCAAGTCAAGTCAATGTGGAGGAGATAAAAATATTTGGTTCAAAGGAGTTAGAGAAGGCTACAGAAAATTTCAGCAAAGAAAGGATGCTTGGTCAGGGAGGTCAAGGAGCTGTTTATAAAGGAATATTGGCAGATGGAAGAATCGTGGCCGTGAAGAAGTCAAAAGTAGTAGGCGAAACAAAGGTGAGAGAGTTCATTAATGAGGTTGCCATTCTTTCACAGATTTTCCATATGAATGCGGTTAAGGTGCGGGGATGCTGCTTGGAGACCGAAGTTCCCTTACTTGTTTATGAATTCATTCCAAATGGAACACTCTATGAATACTTACATACTCAAAATGATGAGTTTCCATTTACATGGGAGATGCGTTTGGGGGTTGCCATAGACGTTGCAGGGGCTCTCTCGTATCTACACTCAGCAGCATCTTTACCCATTTATCACCGAGATATTAAATCTTCAAACATTCTCTTAGATGATAAATATAAAGCCAAAATTGCGGATTTTGGAATTTCAAGATCCTTTGCCATTGATCAAACTCTTGTGACCACAAAAGTGCAAGGCACTTTTGGATACGTGGATCCTGAGTACTTCCAATCAAGCCAGTTCACAGAAAAGAGCGATGTCTATAGTTTTGGGGTTGTTCTTGTTGAGTTCCTAACAGGAAAGAAAGTAGTCATTTCAACATCTGAAGAGGCTGAAAGTTTAGTCGCATTATTCAATTCATCAATAGAAGAAGATAGTCTCTTTAGTATTATTGACTCCCAAGTTCTAAATCATCCAGTGAAGGAAGATATAATGACAGTTGCTCATCTTGCAAAAAAATGCTTGAGCCTAAATGGGAAGAATAGACCAACAATGAAAGAAGTCGGACTTGGGTTAGAAAAGATCCAAATACAACAAACAACTTCAAGAATTCCACAACATCATAATGATCAGCAAGAGTTTAAAAACGCAGGAGGTGAAACAAGTAAGGCTTGGAAGAATCTTTCCACTTCGAGTACAAAATCATCAGGTATGGAGAGCTTCTCTATTCATCAACAAACTTAA
- the LOC119982651 gene encoding wall-associated receptor kinase-like 8, with translation MFAVVETLGESKRVQSNINFFPFRFSTVICFAFLCNSKYSGKMREETTMALLVFLMMIMFTWPMRSSAQVTSCPSSCGNVEIPFPFGVGASCSVDDYWFKIDCKDNKPLLESIDLEVLEISLEGTIRVNHPIFSACRDRTSSNVNLEESPFSFSQNATRFTGIGCNNLAFMSSINSVIGGCMSICDQRSSSDTTEVNGCYGIKCCQTTVPSYLKLFNATVSRINENESNDGCQYAFLVEQEWFQRNLMNRQEALQNMTHVPAVLDWGIYDYAFNLYARNKSTAYNGTSSCEIYVDARLTNNNISILRCSCNQGYRGNPYLLEGCQDIDECKEGKCPPHMACENFPGFYYCYAKNPKKNYLVTVFSVVGGILGLLLILFGSLWSYKVVKKKRIMKQKEKFFKQNGGLLLQQQLSSGEANVEKINMFNSKELEKATNSFSVDRMLGQGGQGTVYKGMLADGRIVAVKKSKVVDEGQVDQFINEVVILSQTSHRNVVRLLGCCLETEVPLLVYEFVPNGTLYQYIHDQNDEFPLTWERRLQIATEVAGALSYLHSSVSLPIYHRDIKSSNILLDDKYRAKIADFGTSRTVALDQTHVTTRVQGTFGYLDPEYFQSNQFTDKSDVYSFGVVLVELLTGKKAVQSIQSQEYKSLVSLFILSLEENNLFDILDAQVIKQGQKEHITAVADLARRCLYLNGKRRPTMKEVTKELEGIQASQNPSGVPNDYDERPVAEMVEVWDSFPASITSSLDSSGVASSSEKSPFLFTT, from the exons ATGTTTGCAGTCGTTGAAACGCTTGGGGAATCAAAGAGGGTACAAAGCAATATCAACTTCTTCCCCTTTAGATTCTCAACTGTCATTTGCTTTGCTTTCCTCTGCAATTCAAAATATTCAGGGAAGATGAGAGAAGAAACAACGATGGCGCTATTGGTTTTTCTGATGATGATTATGTTCACTTGGCCGATGCGTTCATCAGCGCAAGTAACATCTTGTCCATCCAGCTGTGGAAATGTTGAAATTCCATTCCCTTTTGGGGTTGGAGCTTCTTGTTCTGTTGACGATTACTGGTTCAAGATTGATTGCAAAGACAATAAGCCATTACTGGAAAGCATTGACCTTGAAGTTTTGGAGATTTCATTAGAAGGTACAATTCGAGTCAATCATCCGATATTCTCTGCGTGCCGTGACAGAACATCCAGCAATGTGAACTTGGAGGAGAGCCCATTTTCCTTCAGCCAGAATGCGACTAGATTCACTGGAATTGGCTGCAACAACCTTGCTTTCATGAGTTCAATAAACTCTGTCATCGGTGGATGCATGTCTATCTGCGACCAACGGAGTAGTTCTGACACTACTGAAGTAAATGGTTGCTATGGCATCAAATGCTGCCAAACTACAGTCCCTTCTTATCTCAAGCTGTTCAATGCAACTGTAAGTAGAATTAACGAAAATGAATCTAATGATGGGTGCCAATATGCCTTCTTGGTAGAACAGGAATGGTTCCAGCGGAACTTAATGAATCGCCAGGAAGCTCTCCAAAACATGACGCACGTTCCTGCTGTTTTGGATTGGGGGATATATGACTATGCATTTAATTTGTatgcaaggaacaaatcaactGCCTATAATGGTACCTCCAGCTGTGAGATTTATGTCGATGCTCGCCTTACCAATAATAACATTTCAATCCTGCGATGTTCCTGCAATCAGGGTTATCGAGGGAATCCCTATCTTCTGGAAGGCTGCCAAG ATATTGATGAATGTAAAGAGGGAAAGTGCCCGCCACATATGGCCTGTGAAAATTTTCCAGGATTCTACTACTGCTATGCAAAAAATCCCAAGAAAAATTATCTGGTTACTGTTTTTTCAG TTGTTGGTGGAATACTTGGACTTCTGCTGATTCTTTTTGGATCTTTGTGGTCATACAAAGTagtgaagaaaaaaaggataatGAAACAAAAGGAGAAGTTCTTTAAGCAGAATGGTGGATTACTGCTACAGCAACAACTCTCTTCAGGCGAAGCCAATGTCGAAAAGATCAACATGTTTAACTCGAAGGAGTTGGAGAAGGCGACGAATTCCTTTAGCGTCGACAGAATGCTTGGTCAAGGAGGGCAAGGAACCGTTTACAAAGGAATGTTGGCAGACGGACGAATTGTAGCAGTGAAGAAGTCCAAAGTAGTTGATGAAGGACAAGTAGATCAATTCATCAATGAGGTTGTAATTCTTTCACAAACTAGTCATAGGAATGTGGTTAGGCTATTAGGTTGTTGCTTGGAGACTGAAGTTCCTTTATTAGTCTACGAATTCGTCCCCAACGGAACACTCTATCAGTATATCCATGACCAAAATGATGAGTTCCCGCTTACTTGGGAAAGGCGGCTACAAATTGCGACAGAAGTTGCAGGGGCTCTCTCCTATTTACATTCGTCAGTATCCTTGCCGATTTACCATCGAGATATTAAATCTTCTAACATTCTGTTAGATGATAAGTACAGAGCAAAAATTGCAGATTTTGGAACTTCAAGAACAGTAGCTCTTGATCAAACACATGTAACAACAAGAGTACAAGGCACATTTGGATATTTAGATCCAGAGTACTTCCAGTCCAATCAATTCACGGACAAGAGCGATGTGTACAGCTTTGGAGTGGTGCTTGTTGAGCTCTTAACGGGGAAAAAAGCCGTCCAGTCGATTCAATCACAAGAGTACAAGAGTTTGGTGTCACTGTTCATTCTTTCACTGGAGGAGAACAATCTGTTCGACATTCTTGATGCTCAAGTAATAAAACAAGGTCAGAAAGAGCATATAACAGCAGTTGCTGACCTTGCAAGAAGATGCTTGTACCTAAATGGCAAAAGACGTCCGACGATGAAAGAGGTCACGAAGGAGCTGGAGGGGATTCAAGCAAGCCAGAATCCTTCTGGTGTTCCAAATGATTATGATGAGCGTCCGGTGGCCGAAATGGTTGAGGTCTGGGATAGTTTTCCTGCATCAATAACTTCTAGTCTGGATAGTTCTGGTGTAGCCTCATCATCGGAAAAATCACCATTCCTATTTACTACCTAG
- the LOC119982650 gene encoding auxin response factor 6-like, which yields MRLSPAGFNQQTQEGEKKCLNSELWHACAGPLVSLPPVGSRVVYFPQGHSEQVAASTNKEVDAHIPNYPNLPPQLICQLHNVTMHADVETDEVYAQMTLQPLSLQEQKDVYLLPAELGTYSKQPTNYFCKTLTASDTSTHGGFSVPRRAAEKVFPPLDYSLQPPAQELIARDLHDNEWKFRHIFRGQPKRHLLTTGWSVFVSAKRLVAGDAVLFIWNEKNQLLLGIRRANRPQTVMPSSVLSSDSMHIGLLAAAAHAAATNSRFTIFYNPRASPSEFVIPLAKYVKAVYHTRVSVGMRFRMLFETEESSVRRYMGTITGISDLDPVRWPNSHWRSVKVGWDESTAGERQPRVSLWEIEPLTTFPMYPSPFPLRLKRPWPSGLPSFHGFKDGDLNISSPLMWLQGGVGDHGIQSLNFPGFGVSPWMQPRFDGSMSGLQPDVYQAMAAAALQEMRAVDPSKMASQSLLQFQQSQNASSGSGALSQRQMLQQQSHSHNNFPRSFQENQALAQTQAQLLQQQLQRQQSYNDQRQQHHPQQQEQQPQQLHQLPMQQQIPSFISALPHMASSTQSQSAALQAIPSQCQQQTFGDSVGSTVATADVSSMHSILGSLSQEGASHLLNINGSNPVNSSSLLPKQVPIESQLLSGAVNCVLPQVKQLGTSQSNVSDLSSMLPPFPERDYSAYQGATDPQNNLFFRVNNDSSSLMLQHGMSNLRNIGSENDPLAMPFTAANFPNATGNDFPLNSDMTTPSCVDESGFLQSSENVDQVNPSSGTFVKVHKSGSFGRSLDISKFSSYDELRSELARMFVLEGQLEDPQRSGWQLVFVDRENDVLLLGDDPWQEFVNNVWYIKILSPLEVQQMGKEGLNPAASASTQRHTNSSYNCDGYMSRRDVRNSSNGIASMGSIDY from the exons ATGAGACTTTCTCCAGCTGGGTTCAATCAGCAAACTCAGGAAG GGGAGAAGAAATGTTTGAATTCGGAGCTATGGCATGCATGTGCGGGTCCTCTTGTTTCTCTACCTCCTGTTGGAAGCCGCGTTGTATACTTTCCCCAGGGACACAGCGAACAG GTTGCTGCGTCAACCAACAAGGAAGTAGATGCTCATATCCCTAACTACCCTAACTTACCTCCGCAACTTATCTGCCAGCTTCACAATGTGACTATGCAT GCTGATGTGGAAACAGATGAAGTATATGCTCAAATGACCTTGCAACCATTGAGTCTG CAAGAGCAAAAAGATGTGTACCTGCTTCCTGCTGAACTGGGAACTTACAGCAAACAGCCAACCAACTATTTTTGTAAAACATTAACTGCTAGCGATACAAGTACTCATGGAGGATTCTCTGTTCCTCGCCGGGCAGCTGAGAAAGTCTTCCCTCCTCTT GATTATTCCTTGCAACCTCCGGCTCAAGAACTTATAGCTAGAGATCTTCATGATAACGAATGGAAATTCAGACACATATTCCGCG GCCAGCCCAAGAGGCATCTGCTCACGACAGGATGGAGTGTGTTTGTTAGTGCAAAACGTCTTGTTGCCGGTGATGCTGTCCTTTTTATCTG GAATGAAAAGAATCAATTGCTTTTGGGTATTCGGCGTGCGAATCGTCCGCAAACAGTCATGCCTTCATCAGTTTTATCAAGTGACAGCATGCACATTGGTCTTCTTGCTGCGGCTGCTCATGCAGCTGCCACAAATAGCCGCTTTACGATATTTTATAACCCAAG GGCAAGCCCTTCGGAGTTTGTCATTCCCCTGGCAAAGTATGTTAAAGCAGTATATCATACTCGGGTTTCTGTGGGAATGCGATTTAGGATGCTTTTTGAGACAGAAGAGTCGAGTGTTCGGCG GTACATGGGTACAATAACAGGCATTAGTGATTTGGATCCTGTTCGCTGGCCGAACTCACATTGGCGCTCTGTTAAG GTTGGCTGGGATGAATCCACTGCAGGTGAGAGGCAGCCAAGAGTATCCTTATGGGAAATTGAACCCTTAACAACGTTTCCTATGTATCCATCCCCCTTTCCCCTGCGACTAAAGCGACCATGGCCATCTGGACTGCCCTCATTCCACG GTTTCAAAGATGGTGATCTGAACATTAGTAGTCCTCTGATGTGGCTTCAAGGAGGTGTAGGAGATCATGGAATTCAATCTTTGAACTTTCCAGGCTTTGGGGTTTCACCTTGGATGCAGCCAAGGTTTGATGGTTCTATGTCTGGTCTTCAGCCTGATGTATACCAAGCCATGGCAGCTGCTGCTCTTCAGGAAATGCGGGCAGTTGATCCTTCCAAAATGGCTTCGCAATCGCTTCTGCAGTTTCAACAATCTCAAAATGCATCCAGTGGATCTGGCGCTTTGAGCCAGAGGCAGATGTTACAGCAGCAGTCCCATTCTCACAACAACTTTCCTCGGAGTTTCCAAGAAAACCAGGCGTTGGCTCAAACTCAGGCTCAGCTTCTGCAACAGCAGTTGCAGCGTCAGCAGTCGTATAATGATCAGCGGCAACAACACCATCCACAGCAGCAGGAACAGCAACCTCAGCAACTACATCAGTTACCTATGCAGCAGCAAATCCCGAGTTTCATCTCGGCTCTGCCGCATATGGCATCATCCACCCAGTCCCAGTCTGCAGCATTGCAGGCCATTCCTTCACAGTGCCAACAACAGACTTTTGGTGATTCTGTTGGGAGCACTGTAGCCACGGCAGATGTGTCCTCTATGCATAGTATCTTAGGTTCATTATCTCAGGAGGGAGCTTCCCATTTACTTAATATAAATGGATCAAACCCTGTCAATTCTTCTAGCTTGTTACCCAAGCAAGTTCCCATTGAATCTCAGCTTCTTTCTGGAGCTGTGAATTGTGTACTTCCCCAAGTGAAACAGTTGGGAACATCTCAGTCAAATGTCTCTGACCTCTCCAGTATGTTGCCTCCATTTCCAGAAAGGGATTACTCTGCTTACCAAGGTGCTACTGATCCACAAAACAATCTTTTCTTCAGGGTTAACAATGATTCCTCATCCCTTATGCTGCAGCATGGGATGTCAAACCTAAGAAACATTGGCAGTGAAAATGATCCATTGGCTATGCCGTTCACTGCTGCAAATTTTCCAAATGCTACTGGGAATGATTTTCCTCTTAATTCAGACATGACAACACCAAGTTGTGTAGATGAATCGGGTTTTTTGCAGTCTTCTGAAAATGTGGACCAAGTAAACCCTTCATCTGGAACCTTTGTCAAG GTTCACAAATCTGGGTCCTTTGGGCGATCACTGGATATATCCAAGTTCAGCAGCTATGATGAGCTGCGCAGTGAGCTCGCACGCATGTTTGTCCTTGAAGGCCAATTGGAGGACCCTCAGAGATCAGGCTGGCAGCTTGTATTTGTTGACCGGGAGAATGATGTTCTTCTCCTCGGTGACGACCCTTGGCA GGAGTTTGTGAACAATGTGTGGTATATCAAGATACTATCACCTTTGGAAGTACAACAAATGGGCAAAGAAGGCCTCAATCCTGCAGCTTCTGCCTCGACCCAAAGGCACACCAACAGCAGCTACAACTGTGATGGCTACATGAGTAGACGGGACGTGAGAAATTCGAGCAACGGAATTGCATCCATGGGGTCTATCGACTACTGA
- the LOC119982121 gene encoding N-acetyl-D-glucosamine kinase-like has protein sequence MLPSESTTPNTHPMNPNSSFSVMKRYRNGEIWDFEHEMAVASNRQVILGLDGGTTSTVCVCMPIFPFKGPLPDPLPVLARATAGCSNHNSVGEIAARETLEQVMADALAKSNSNRFAVQAVCLAVSGVNHPKDQQRILNWLRDIFPSHVRLYVQNDAVAALACGTLGKLHGCVLIAGTGTIAYGFTEDGREARAAGAGPILGDWGSGYGIAAQALTAVVRAYDGRGPQTNLTTSMLQRLGLSSPDELIGWTYFDPSWARVAALVPVVVSCAEAGDQVANKVLHDSVEELALSVKAVVQRLNLCGEDGENPFPLVMVGGVLEANKRWDIGEEVIKCISRDYPGALAIHPKVEPAVGAALLAWNFLMTESQN, from the exons ATGTTGCCGTCCGAATCAACGACTCCCAATACGCATCCCATGAATCCAAACTCCTCCTTCTCCG TGATGAAAAGGTACAGGAATGGTGAAATCTGGGATTTTGAGCATGAAATGGCTGTGGCCAGTAATAGGCAAGTGATCCTAGGATTGGACGGCGGAACCACTAGCACTGTCTGTGTTTGTATGCCGATTTTTCCCTTCAAAGGACCCCTCCCCGACCCTCTTCCTGTACTGGCTCGTGCTACTGCCGGGTGCTCCAACCACAATAGTGTTGGCG AAATTGCTGCAAGGGAGACATTAGAGCAAGTTATGGCAGATGCACTAGCAAAGTCAAATTCGAATCGATTTGCGGTTCAAGCTGTTTGTCTTGCAGTATCGGGTGTTAACCATCCAAAAGATCagcaaagaatactaaattggcTCAG AGATATATTCCCCAGCCATGTAAGGCTGTACGTTCAGAATGATGCTGTGGCAGCTTTGGCATGTGGAACATTGGGAAAGCTTCATGGATGCGTATTAATAGCTGGTACAGGGACCATTGCATATGGATTCACTGAAGATGGCAGAGAAGCTCGGGCTGCTGGTGCAGGTCCTATATTAGGTGATTGGGGAAG TGGATATGGAATAGCTGCACAGGCATTAACTGCAGTAGTAAGGGCCTATGACGGTCGTGGTCCGCAGACGAACCTTACGACTAGTATGTTACAAAGGCTTGGTCTTTCTTCTCCAGATGAACTCATCGG GTGGACATATTTTGATCCATCTTGGGCACGCGTTGCGGCACTAGTTCCAGTTGTTGTATCTTGTGCAGAAGCAGGTGATCAGGTTGCAAATAAGGTTTTGCATGATTCAGTTGAGGAGCTAGCGTTAAGTGTGAAAGCTGTTGTTCAAAGACTCAATTTATGTGGTGAAG ATGGTGAAAATCCCTTTCCTCTTGTCATGGTTGGGGGTGTTCTTGAAGCCAATAAGAGATGGGATATTGGTGAAGAAGTCATAAAGTGCATCTCTAGGGACTACCCTGGGGCGTTAGCTATTCATCCGAAG GTGGAGCCTGCGGTCGGTGCAGCACTACTGGCTTGGAATTTCTTGATGACAGAATCCCAAAACTAA
- the LOC119982871 gene encoding UPF0481 protein At3g47200-like, translating to MMEEILKDEESFVKLSESIRSKLTELFPITSKWSIYRVNDNLRSVNNDAYSPHIISIGPLHHGKENLVVMEEQKLRYMQSFLQRTEDPEKSLEYCVETILGFGEEARACYSGPITDYNDVELGEMLLLDGCFIVELFLRNSYDSEEKLNDPIFTSAWMIPSLQRDLALLENQIPFFVLEFLFQVIRRKKLDDYLITLVLHFFKPILCISEEMFMRKRSLISTNSRHLLDVIHYSFLPLDDDDLKKRRRRNGGSWELIHSATALREAGIRFEKKKTNNLFDFKFRNGVFKIPPLHVHVSTDSLFRNMIAFEQCCHDRSYIASYCILMDRLIDTAKDVELLEHQQIIENGLGACEDVATLFNNISKHVTLKEFYFAGLCDQVYEYYDTPWYRYKAALRRDYFTNPWSIISFIAAIVLLFLTALQSAYSVFSYYHR from the coding sequence ATGATGGAGGAAATATTGAAAGATGAAGAATCATTTGTAAAATTGTCAGAATCTATCAGATCGAAGCTTACAGAACTGTTTCCAATaacttcaaagtggagcatttacAGGGTAAATGACAATCTTAGATCTGTAAACAACGATGCCTACAGCCCTCATATCATCTCCATAGGGCCTCTTCACCATGGAAAGGAAAACTTGGTAGTTATGGAAGAACAAAAGCTGAGGTACATGCAGTCCTTTCTTCAAAGAACAGAGGATCCAGAGAAAAGTTTGGAATATTGTGTGGAGACCATTCTAGGCTTCGGTGAAGAAGCCCGTGCCTGCTATTCGGGACCTATCACCGATTACAATGATGTTGAGCTTGGAGAAATGTTGTTGCTTGATGGTTGTTTTATAGTCGAATTATTTCTTAGGAACTCATATGATTCAGAAGAGAAACTTAATGATCCTATATTTACATCAGCTTGGATGATTCCAAGTCTGCAGCGCGACTTAGCGCTTCTTGAGAACCAAATTCCTTTCTTTGTTCTTGAATTTTTGTTTCAGGTCATAAGAAGGAAGAAACTTGATGATTACCTGATCACGCTTGTACTTCATTTCTTTAAGCCGATTTTGTGTATCAGTGAAGAAATGTTCATGAGAAAACGTTCACTGATCTCCACCAACAGCAGACATTTACTTGACGTAATACACTACAGCTTCCTCCCCCTAGACGACGATGATCTGAAGAAGAGACGGAGGAGGAATGGAGGATCCTGGGAACTCATACATTCCGCGACAGCTCTTAGGGAGGCTGGAATCAGATtcgagaagaagaaaacaaacaatctATTCGACTTCAAGTTCAGAAATGGTGTCTTCAAAATCCCACCGCTGCACGTCCACGTCTCAACAGATTCTCTATTCAGAAACATGATTGCTTTCGAACAATGTTGCCATGACCGATCATACATTGCCTCGTACTGCATCCTAATGGACCGACTCATCGATACTGCAAAAGATGTGGAGTTGCTTGAGCACCAGCAGATCATAGAAAATGGTTTAGGTGCCTGTGAAGATGTTGCTACACTCTTTAACAATATAAGCAAGCATGTGACGCTGAAAGAGTTCTATTTTGCTGGACTTTGTGATCAGGTTTATGAATACTATGACACTCCCTGGTACAGATACAAAGCAGCTTTGAGAAGAGATTATTTTACGAATCCATGGAGCATCATCTCATTCATTGCAGCcattgttcttctttttcttactGCATTGCAGTCAGCATATTCTGTATTTTCTTATTACCATCGATGA
- the LOC119982616 gene encoding uncharacterized protein LOC119982616: MDKELAICTTDITARACNSRCRREWSALCSHAEPPIPLIRTKLLPIPGKRENQEGQVLENCVFYSCEECNFNLHVNCAYLPRTVKHESHMDTRHMDALSLADSSPNGDPDADEVYCDTCEKKRDPKAWIYHCTECFFISHIECALEEKMASPYTDANEEKEDEKEENECENEESENEVEDDEGEDEFPLLDDNESDYIDTQISSAIFRLTEKINSLSNAE; this comes from the exons ATGGACAAAGAACTAGCTATAT GCACAACAGATATTACTGCGCGTGCATGCAATTCCCGGTGCCGGAGAGAATGGTCCGCACTCTGCAGTCATGCGGAGC ctccgataccattgataagaACCAAGCTCCTTCCCATACCTGGAAAAAGGGAGAACCAAGAAGGCCAGGTTCTTGAAAATTGTGTGTTTTACAGCTGCGAGGAGTGTAATTTTAACCTTCATGTGAATTGTGCATACTTACCTCGCACGGTTAAGCATGAAAGTCACATGGATACCCGTCACATGGATGCCCTCAGCCTCGCAGATTCCTCGCCAAATGGTGATCCAGATGCTGACGAGGTTTACTGTGATACttgtgagaagaaaagagaCCCAAAAGCGTGGATTTACCATTGCACAGAATGCTTCTTCATATCACATATAGAATGCGCTCTTGAAGAAAAGATGGCCAGCCCGTATACAGATGCTAATGAAGAAAAGGAGgatgagaaagaagaaaatgagtgtgaaaatgaagaaagtgagaaTGAAGTGGAGGATGACGAAGGAGAGGACGAATTTCCGTTGTTGGACGATAACGAGAGTGACTATATTGATACCCAGATAAGTTCTGCGATTTTCCGTTTAACGGAAAAGATTAACAGTCTGTCCAATGCAGAATAA